A genomic stretch from Armatimonadota bacterium includes:
- a CDS encoding F0F1 ATP synthase subunit delta codes for MQIDTFTFIAQIVNFLILVALLKRFLYGPIVRMMEERQALISARLDEARAKAEKADSAREEYEQKRRELDEQTRGIIEAAEEQAERRRAELLDRAREEADRAALRWQQAMERERSAFVREIRRRAGLQVVEIARRALKEMADAELESRVTALFAQRISQLEQNTVAELSERMVRSGHARLVSAFELNDSDRKMLERLIAERFGEDVTLSFETSPDLICGLELRTDGRKVVWSVDSYLTTLEEEILRLMDETPVASETTAEGAPEKPGGEQ; via the coding sequence ATGCAGATAGACACGTTCACTTTCATCGCACAGATCGTCAACTTCCTCATCCTGGTGGCGCTCCTCAAGCGTTTCCTCTACGGCCCCATTGTGCGGATGATGGAGGAGCGGCAGGCGCTCATCAGCGCCAGACTGGACGAGGCCCGCGCGAAAGCCGAGAAGGCTGACAGCGCCCGGGAAGAGTACGAACAGAAGCGCCGGGAGCTTGACGAACAGACCCGTGGAATAATCGAAGCGGCTGAGGAACAGGCGGAAAGGCGCAGGGCCGAACTGCTTGACCGTGCGCGTGAGGAGGCCGACCGCGCCGCTCTGCGCTGGCAGCAGGCCATGGAACGCGAGCGTTCAGCGTTCGTCCGGGAGATACGTCGCCGCGCTGGTCTGCAGGTGGTGGAGATCGCCCGTAGAGCACTCAAGGAGATGGCCGACGCTGAACTGGAAAGCAGGGTAACCGCCCTGTTCGCACAACGGATAAGCCAACTTGAGCAGAACACCGTCGCCGAACTGTCCGAGCGTATGGTCCGCAGCGGACATGCACGCCTTGTCAGCGCTTTCGAGCTGAATGACAGCGACCGCAAAATGCTCGAGCGACTCATTGCCGAGCGTTTCGGGGAGGATGTCACCCTGTCCTTCGAGACGTCCCCGGACCTCATCTGCGGCCTGGAACTGCGCACCGACGGGCGAAAGGTCGTCTGGAGCGTGGACAGCTACCTGACCACCCTCGAGGAGGAGATCCTGCGGCTCATGGATGAAACCCCTGTCGCGAGCGAGACCACGGCTGAAGGCGCGCCCGAGAAGCCTGGAGGCGAGCAATGA
- a CDS encoding FAD-dependent oxidoreductase has product MNDRWICSVCGYIHKGPAPPDACPSCGAPFTAFERREADPKRRYRRIQIIEERPEGFRYLIIGNSAAGRTAAQALSAMDPDATITILSEEHVGLYARPILPDFIGGMDREDCLSTGAHFDDEGLEIVKGVVAESIDRVAKTVSCSDGSTYPYDALLLATGSSPIQIPWPGSDADGIAYFRTFADAERIAQAAGDATHAVVVGGGLLGLEFIRAFHMRKIPTTHLVREARIGAPALDEKAGEVIERALAGWGVEVILEDEVERFESRDGRVSAVRTKGGRTIECDLVGVAVGVRPRVDLAREAGLEVDRGIVVNRRFQTSDPSIYAAGDVAQAYDQVWNENRVNTSWRNSSEQGDYAGIYMAGGEGEYPGAVAANFQLAAGLPFCAIGISNPADESAFEVEVSVDMDKRTYRKLVRRDGVLVGACLVGDLSDSRKIEDEIRESTSPIQPGAEQATPAPKGPNEGENKQGGPEPPQEEAGTMRKMTEENVKAAFAGESQAHMKYLNFAVKAAEEGKSNVARLFRAASFAEQVHASSHLDVLGGIGSTAENLSEAAYGENFEVEEMYPAFMIVAEDQEEFEAHQSFGNAYEAEKQHHEFYLKAKEAVDAGRDVDLGIINVCSVCGCTLEGEAPHKCPVCGAKKEKFVQF; this is encoded by the coding sequence ATGAACGATCGATGGATCTGCAGTGTCTGTGGTTATATCCACAAGGGGCCGGCTCCTCCGGATGCCTGCCCCAGCTGCGGCGCGCCTTTCACGGCCTTCGAGCGCCGTGAGGCGGACCCGAAGCGCCGCTACCGACGCATTCAGATAATCGAAGAGCGCCCCGAGGGCTTCAGGTACCTGATCATCGGCAACAGCGCAGCAGGACGCACCGCGGCCCAGGCGCTTTCGGCGATGGACCCCGATGCCACGATCACGATCCTGTCGGAAGAGCATGTGGGGCTCTACGCCAGGCCCATCCTGCCCGACTTCATCGGCGGTATGGACCGCGAGGATTGCCTGTCAACGGGCGCCCATTTCGACGACGAGGGGCTCGAGATCGTCAAGGGAGTCGTGGCGGAGAGCATCGACCGGGTGGCGAAGACAGTCTCCTGTTCGGACGGCTCGACGTACCCCTACGACGCGCTCCTTCTTGCCACGGGATCAAGCCCGATTCAGATCCCCTGGCCCGGTTCGGACGCGGATGGCATCGCGTACTTCCGCACCTTTGCGGATGCCGAACGCATCGCACAAGCAGCCGGGGATGCGACCCATGCGGTGGTTGTGGGCGGCGGTCTGTTGGGGCTGGAGTTCATTCGGGCCTTCCACATGCGCAAGATACCCACGACGCACCTGGTCAGGGAAGCGCGCATCGGCGCGCCGGCGCTGGATGAGAAAGCCGGGGAGGTCATCGAACGCGCCCTGGCCGGTTGGGGCGTTGAGGTGATCCTGGAGGACGAAGTCGAGAGGTTCGAGTCCAGGGACGGACGAGTTTCGGCGGTCAGAACAAAGGGTGGGAGAACCATTGAGTGCGACCTGGTGGGCGTCGCGGTCGGAGTTAGGCCACGCGTCGATCTTGCGCGCGAAGCCGGACTTGAGGTGGACCGCGGAATCGTCGTGAACCGGCGGTTCCAGACCAGTGACCCATCGATCTACGCCGCTGGCGATGTAGCCCAGGCTTACGACCAGGTCTGGAACGAGAACCGCGTCAACACCTCCTGGCGCAACTCTTCGGAACAGGGTGACTATGCGGGTATCTACATGGCCGGAGGCGAAGGGGAATACCCGGGCGCAGTGGCCGCGAACTTTCAGCTTGCCGCTGGGCTTCCATTCTGCGCCATCGGCATCTCCAATCCCGCCGACGAGAGCGCATTTGAGGTCGAGGTCAGCGTGGATATGGATAAGCGCACGTACCGCAAGCTTGTCCGCCGGGATGGCGTGCTGGTGGGCGCTTGTCTGGTTGGAGACCTGAGCGATTCGAGAAAGATCGAGGACGAGATTCGAGAGAGCACATCACCCATACAGCCCGGCGCGGAGCAGGCTACTCCCGCGCCGAAAGGCCCCAACGAGGGCGAAAACAAGCAAGGCGGCCCCGAACCGCCACAGGAGGAGGCCGGGACCATGCGCAAGATGACGGAAGAGAACGTGAAAGCGGCATTCGCCGGTGAGAGCCAGGCCCATATGAAGTACCTCAACTTCGCGGTGAAGGCCGCAGAGGAGGGCAAGTCCAACGTGGCCCGGCTGTTCCGGGCGGCATCCTTCGCGGAGCAGGTCCATGCGTCCTCGCATCTCGATGTCCTGGGCGGCATCGGCAGTACCGCCGAGAACCTGTCCGAGGCAGCCTATGGGGAAAACTTCGAGGTTGAGGAAATGTACCCGGCTTTCATGATCGTTGCGGAGGACCAGGAAGAGTTCGAGGCTCACCAGAGTTTCGGCAACGCCTATGAGGCAGAAAAGCAGCACCACGAGTTCTATCTGAAGGCCAAGGAAGCTGTGGATGCGGGCCGCGATGTGGACCTGGGCATCATCAACGTCTGCTCGGTATGCGGCTGCACCCTCGAAGGCGAGGCCCCACACAAGTGTCCCGTCTGCGGGGCGAAGAAGGAAAAGTTCGTGCAGTTCTGA
- a CDS encoding Gfo/Idh/MocA family oxidoreductase encodes MSEPIRIGLVGLGRAGWGMHCKELEGKTDKFTLVAACDIIPERCKRFEETYGGRSYESVRDLINDPEVELVDIATRSNDHYAHGIMALEAGKMVFMEKPMCLTFEEAKSLRATSERTGSKLFVRHNRRFEPAFLVIREIIASGKLGDVHEVKLARVSYQRRDDWQTIMEFGGGQLLNWGPHIVDHACQLLGAPIASMWSDLKRVAAVGDAEDHLKIILKGENGRIVDLEISGGAALGAPEYLIWGSRGALTCTGDTIQLKYLDPSVALPERTADPGTPGEGFGSPEKLPWIEETIQASHPKAWAIWDELYSAIREGTQFPVTLDEAVQNMWVISQAKLGTQFE; translated from the coding sequence TTGTCAGAGCCCATCAGGATTGGTCTCGTCGGCCTGGGACGCGCGGGTTGGGGGATGCACTGCAAGGAGCTTGAGGGCAAGACCGACAAGTTCACGCTTGTGGCCGCCTGCGACATCATCCCCGAGCGCTGCAAGCGCTTCGAGGAGACTTACGGCGGACGCAGCTACGAGAGCGTGCGCGACCTCATCAATGATCCCGAAGTGGAACTGGTGGACATCGCCACCCGCTCAAATGACCACTACGCTCACGGCATCATGGCCCTCGAAGCCGGTAAGATGGTCTTCATGGAAAAGCCCATGTGCCTGACTTTCGAGGAGGCTAAGAGCCTGCGGGCCACCTCCGAGCGCACCGGCTCGAAGCTCTTCGTGCGGCACAACCGGCGCTTCGAACCGGCGTTCCTCGTGATCCGCGAGATTATCGCTTCGGGCAAACTGGGCGATGTGCATGAGGTGAAGCTGGCCCGGGTCAGCTACCAGCGCCGCGACGACTGGCAGACCATCATGGAGTTCGGCGGCGGACAGCTTCTCAACTGGGGTCCGCACATCGTGGACCACGCCTGCCAGCTGCTGGGCGCGCCCATCGCCTCCATGTGGAGCGACCTCAAACGCGTCGCGGCCGTTGGCGACGCCGAAGACCACCTCAAGATCATTCTCAAGGGCGAGAATGGCCGAATCGTGGACCTGGAAATCAGCGGCGGAGCGGCCCTTGGGGCGCCGGAGTACCTGATCTGGGGCAGCCGCGGCGCCCTCACCTGCACCGGCGACACAATCCAGCTGAAGTACCTGGACCCGTCCGTCGCCCTGCCTGAACGCACTGCGGACCCCGGCACTCCGGGTGAGGGTTTCGGCAGCCCGGAGAAGCTCCCTTGGATTGAGGAGACCATCCAGGCCAGCCACCCGAAGGCCTGGGCGATATGGGACGAGCTCTACAGCGCAATCCGCGAGGGCACCCAGTTCCCGGTCACACTCGACGAGGCGGTTCAGAACATGTGGGTCATCTCCCAAGCCAAGCTGGGGACCCAGTTCGAGTAG
- a CDS encoding alternate F1F0 ATPase, F1 subunit alpha, whose protein sequence is MVIESTDDVIGEVVERSRPELESLEIGIVTQVGQGVARVDGLPSVESEELVRFPGRRMGMAFNLDPDEVGVILLDDSEQIRAGDEVRRTGRLLDVPVGESLLGRVIDPLGRPRDGGRPLQALEHRLVEREAPPIMHRAPVSVPLQTGIKAIDALIPVGRGQRELILGDRQTGKSAIALDTIINQKDTGVLCIYCAIGQRTAAVARFVADLQARGGMGYCLVVMASGEDPPGLQYVAPYAATTMGEYFMETGRDVLVIYDDLTRHSRAYRELSLLLRRPPGREAFPGDIFYIHSRLLERSTRLRPEYGGGSLTALPIVETEAQNVAAYIPTNLISITDGQIYLSPDLFQKGFLPAVDVGTSVSRVGGKAQLAAFKDISGELRLSYSQFEELETFARFGTRLDEDTRRTLERGRRVREALKQPQYAPVPVEEQIAVLVCVTRGVLDGIPLDGIADAEQAIRRAVVTQLPELCKRIRRGDRLTDQDTASIVSAARQVLEKQPRDDE, encoded by the coding sequence ATGGTCATCGAGAGCACCGACGACGTGATAGGGGAGGTCGTCGAGCGATCGCGCCCGGAACTGGAATCGCTGGAGATCGGCATCGTGACCCAGGTGGGCCAGGGAGTTGCCCGGGTGGACGGACTTCCAAGCGTGGAGTCCGAGGAATTGGTGCGCTTCCCCGGCCGCCGCATGGGCATGGCGTTCAACCTTGACCCTGACGAGGTCGGCGTCATCCTGCTGGATGACAGCGAGCAGATCCGCGCGGGCGATGAGGTCCGCCGAACCGGGCGCCTGCTGGATGTTCCCGTTGGAGAAAGCCTGCTGGGGCGAGTCATCGACCCCCTGGGCAGGCCCCGCGACGGCGGAAGGCCGCTGCAGGCCCTGGAGCACCGGCTGGTGGAGCGCGAAGCCCCGCCGATCATGCACCGTGCCCCTGTCTCCGTACCCCTGCAGACCGGAATCAAGGCCATTGACGCGCTGATCCCCGTGGGAAGGGGCCAGCGCGAACTGATCCTGGGCGACCGCCAGACCGGGAAGTCCGCGATCGCGCTGGACACCATCATCAACCAGAAAGACACCGGCGTCCTGTGCATCTATTGCGCCATCGGCCAACGCACCGCGGCGGTGGCGCGGTTCGTGGCCGATCTGCAGGCTCGCGGGGGTATGGGCTACTGCCTGGTGGTCATGGCCTCCGGCGAAGACCCCCCCGGCCTGCAGTACGTCGCGCCCTATGCGGCGACCACCATGGGCGAGTATTTCATGGAGACAGGCCGCGACGTGCTGGTGATCTACGACGACCTGACGCGCCACTCCAGGGCTTACCGCGAGCTGTCCCTGCTCCTGCGCCGGCCGCCGGGACGCGAGGCCTTCCCCGGGGACATCTTCTACATCCACTCCCGACTGCTGGAACGCTCCACTCGCTTGCGTCCCGAGTATGGCGGCGGCTCACTCACCGCTCTGCCCATCGTCGAGACGGAAGCGCAGAATGTGGCCGCATACATCCCGACCAACCTCATCTCCATCACCGACGGGCAGATCTATCTGTCCCCCGACCTGTTCCAGAAGGGGTTTCTCCCCGCCGTGGATGTGGGGACATCCGTATCCCGGGTTGGTGGCAAGGCTCAACTGGCGGCCTTCAAGGACATCTCCGGCGAACTGCGCCTGTCCTACTCGCAGTTCGAGGAACTCGAGACCTTCGCCCGCTTCGGAACCCGTCTCGATGAGGACACCCGCCGCACACTGGAACGCGGCCGGCGGGTGCGCGAGGCACTCAAACAGCCCCAGTACGCGCCCGTCCCCGTGGAGGAGCAGATCGCTGTGCTGGTCTGCGTCACCCGCGGCGTGCTGGACGGAATCCCCCTGGACGGTATCGCGGATGCCGAGCAGGCGATCCGCCGCGCAGTGGTAACTCAACTGCCCGAGCTGTGCAAGCGTATCCGGCGGGGTGACAGGCTGACCGATCAAGACACGGCAAGCATAGTGAGCGCAGCCCGACAGGTGCTCGAGAAACAGCCACGAGACGATGAATGA
- a CDS encoding exo-alpha-sialidase, with protein sequence MNSHLPGLPSAALVAALFAVTVTCAAQPQPLRGNSTVSGTAASSAVFVDAGKPVCVREEGRPWVRGGDYLELQGVNNVLWAGNALGCGDFRIRAELTIFDLDKSAASFVIDGKSHFGFEGATGQMFFSGPVFGPGTQFAEGIQNVVRNGVPFVFEAVREGDRLRFLIDGALVRAVQFSGNRPFGQFGLRPWRSLMRVTHFSATGDIRPLPPPRTQPTNYTIPTIDLSTEKHRLTVVERIEGQYLGHPTTVLLADGKTIYCTYPLGHGGPSAVLKRSDDGGRTWSERLPVPDNWATATNCPCLHRIIGPDGVERLLMMEGNGAMRQSVSLDLGKTWTPLEPNGLHCVVAPITIVPISGGRHLCVYHRGPNDCDRSPLTIWQSVSEDGGLTWGPERMIAEFEGADLCEPALVVSPDGRQIAMVMRENARRYNSMLCVTDDEGETWSRPVELPASLTGDRHMPRYAADGRLVMTFRDVAQTSPTAGDFVGWVGTYEDLVNLREGQYRVRFYNSPVKYDLGYPGLELLSDGTLVTTTYIVLAEGEKHSVAAWHFTLDELDRKTALLPRERPLFVSGTEDTHTFRIPSLLVTAKGTILAFCEARRESSADFGNIDMVLKRSLDNGETWGPMQVLADDERNTMGNPCPVQDRKSGDVILLLCRNNQRVFLMRSADEGANFSPLQEITNQVRQVDFDWTRVATGPGNGIQTRSGRLVIPMWYMGGEMGKETQEYRSGVIFSDDGGITWTPGPTIRPLFKDCNECEVVETTGGRLCLNMRTNSGTNRRAIAWSDDGGQSWSDPVLDERLLEPVCDASLIATDTPQGPLWLFANCASLKRTNETIRASRDEGQTWPIEKVLFPGHSAYPCLARLADGTFACLYERGEHHPYESLTFARFTLEWLEDGAQ encoded by the coding sequence ATGAACAGCCATCTCCCCGGTCTCCCGAGCGCCGCGCTGGTTGCGGCGCTCTTTGCCGTGACAGTGACTTGCGCCGCCCAACCTCAGCCTCTCAGGGGGAACTCCACCGTGAGCGGAACTGCCGCAAGCAGCGCCGTGTTCGTGGATGCCGGCAAGCCAGTCTGTGTGCGGGAGGAAGGCCGCCCCTGGGTGCGCGGCGGCGATTACCTCGAACTGCAGGGCGTGAACAATGTTCTCTGGGCAGGCAATGCCCTGGGCTGCGGCGACTTCCGCATTCGCGCGGAGTTGACCATCTTCGACCTTGACAAGAGCGCTGCCAGCTTCGTCATCGACGGAAAGAGCCATTTTGGCTTTGAGGGCGCTACCGGACAGATGTTCTTCAGCGGCCCGGTTTTCGGCCCGGGTACCCAGTTCGCCGAGGGTATCCAGAATGTTGTCCGCAACGGCGTGCCCTTCGTCTTCGAAGCCGTTCGCGAGGGTGACCGGTTGCGGTTCCTCATCGACGGCGCCCTGGTGCGAGCGGTGCAGTTCAGCGGCAACAGGCCCTTCGGCCAGTTCGGGCTCAGGCCCTGGCGCAGCCTCATGCGCGTTACCCATTTCTCGGCGACGGGTGATATCCGGCCGCTCCCCCCGCCGCGCACCCAGCCCACCAACTACACCATTCCCACCATTGATCTGTCCACCGAGAAGCACCGCCTGACAGTTGTGGAGCGCATTGAAGGCCAGTATCTGGGCCACCCTACCACTGTGCTCCTTGCCGACGGCAAGACCATCTACTGCACCTACCCGCTGGGTCATGGCGGCCCTTCGGCGGTCTTGAAACGCAGCGATGACGGCGGCCGCACCTGGAGCGAACGACTTCCGGTGCCCGACAACTGGGCCACAGCCACTAACTGCCCATGCCTGCACCGCATCATCGGTCCCGACGGCGTGGAGCGTCTCCTGATGATGGAAGGCAACGGGGCCATGAGGCAGTCGGTGTCTCTCGATCTTGGGAAGACGTGGACGCCGCTGGAGCCCAACGGCCTGCATTGCGTGGTGGCGCCCATCACCATCGTCCCTATATCCGGGGGGCGGCACCTGTGCGTCTATCACCGCGGACCCAATGATTGCGACCGCTCCCCGCTCACCATCTGGCAGAGCGTCTCCGAGGACGGCGGCCTCACCTGGGGCCCCGAGCGAATGATCGCCGAGTTCGAAGGCGCCGACCTGTGCGAGCCCGCGCTCGTTGTGTCACCCGACGGCCGACAGATCGCCATGGTCATGCGCGAAAACGCGCGCCGCTACAATTCCATGCTCTGCGTCACCGATGACGAGGGCGAGACGTGGAGCAGGCCCGTGGAGCTTCCCGCGAGCCTCACCGGGGACCGCCACATGCCCCGCTATGCTGCCGATGGCCGACTGGTGATGACATTCCGCGACGTCGCCCAGACCAGCCCTACCGCGGGCGACTTCGTGGGGTGGGTGGGCACCTATGAGGACCTGGTCAACCTGCGTGAAGGCCAGTATCGAGTGCGGTTCTACAACAGCCCCGTGAAGTACGACCTCGGCTACCCCGGCCTGGAACTCCTGTCGGACGGCACACTGGTGACCACCACATACATTGTCCTGGCCGAGGGCGAGAAGCACTCTGTTGCCGCGTGGCACTTTACGCTGGACGAACTGGACCGCAAGACCGCCTTGCTTCCGCGCGAGCGTCCCCTATTCGTATCGGGCACGGAAGACACACACACCTTCCGCATCCCGTCTCTGCTGGTCACCGCGAAAGGCACGATCCTGGCTTTCTGCGAGGCCCGGCGCGAGAGCTCTGCGGACTTCGGCAACATCGACATGGTGCTCAAACGCAGCCTTGACAATGGAGAGACCTGGGGCCCCATGCAAGTGCTCGCCGACGACGAGCGCAACACCATGGGCAACCCCTGCCCGGTGCAGGACAGGAAGTCGGGCGATGTGATCCTGCTCCTGTGCCGAAACAACCAGCGTGTATTCTTGATGCGAAGCGCTGATGAGGGCGCAAACTTCTCGCCGCTGCAGGAGATCACGAATCAGGTCAGGCAGGTGGACTTCGACTGGACCCGCGTAGCAACCGGCCCGGGGAACGGCATTCAGACCCGTTCCGGCCGTCTGGTCATCCCCATGTGGTACATGGGCGGCGAGATGGGCAAAGAGACCCAGGAATACCGTTCCGGCGTGATCTTCAGCGATGACGGCGGCATCACCTGGACCCCGGGCCCGACCATCCGTCCCCTCTTCAAGGACTGCAACGAGTGCGAGGTGGTGGAAACCACCGGCGGTCGACTGTGCCTGAACATGCGGACCAATAGCGGGACAAACCGGCGCGCTATTGCCTGGAGCGACGACGGCGGACAGTCCTGGTCCGATCCGGTCCTGGATGAAAGGCTGCTAGAGCCGGTATGCGACGCAAGTTTGATAGCTACGGATACGCCCCAGGGCCCGCTCTGGCTCTTCGCCAACTGCGCCAGTCTCAAGCGCACCAATGAAACCATCCGCGCCAGCCGTGACGAAGGGCAGACCTGGCCCATCGAGAAGGTTCTCTTTCCCGGCCATTCCGCCTACCCGTGCCTGGCGCGACTTGCCGACGGAACCTTCGCCTGCCTGTATGAACGCGGCGAGCACCACCCCTATGAGAGCCTGACTTTCGCGCGATTCACACTGGAATGGCTGGAGGACGGAGCGCAGTAG
- a CDS encoding F0F1 ATP synthase subunit gamma, which yields MATAQELKRKIRTAQDLHSVVKTMKALAAVKMNEMHASVRALAEYNRTVKLALHALLRNRPPGAYVENRSRSRIPGIVVFGSDQGMCGQFNEEIVHHSVLEARSLSPDAEPALVCVGSRAASRLEDEGLVPEALLPTPASLQGTAPLVGRLLHIIQDWRTERGIDRVVLCHNMLLSSASYRARTMNLLPLDSEWLGLLKADEWPSRCVPIFTMDWDMLFAATVEQHLVVSLYRAATESQASENAARLASMQAADRNIEERLAELSAEYHHIRQTTITEEILDIVSGFEALTGEGQ from the coding sequence ATGGCCACCGCCCAGGAACTGAAGCGCAAAATACGCACGGCCCAGGACCTTCATTCCGTGGTCAAGACGATGAAGGCCCTGGCGGCTGTGAAGATGAACGAGATGCACGCGTCCGTCCGCGCCCTTGCGGAGTACAACCGCACGGTGAAGCTGGCCCTGCATGCCCTGCTGCGCAACCGACCGCCGGGAGCCTACGTAGAGAATCGGTCGCGAAGTAGAATCCCGGGCATCGTGGTCTTCGGCTCCGACCAGGGCATGTGCGGACAGTTCAACGAGGAGATCGTCCACCACAGTGTTCTTGAGGCCCGGAGCCTCAGCCCGGACGCCGAACCCGCGCTGGTCTGTGTCGGGTCGCGGGCCGCATCGCGCCTTGAGGATGAAGGGCTGGTGCCCGAGGCGCTCTTGCCGACCCCCGCATCCCTCCAGGGCACAGCGCCGCTGGTAGGCAGGCTGCTGCACATCATCCAGGACTGGCGGACTGAGCGGGGCATTGATCGGGTCGTGCTCTGCCACAATATGCTGCTGTCATCGGCCTCCTACCGCGCGCGAACCATGAACCTGCTGCCTCTGGACAGCGAATGGCTCGGGCTCCTGAAGGCCGACGAGTGGCCCTCGCGGTGTGTGCCCATATTCACGATGGACTGGGACATGCTCTTCGCGGCCACCGTGGAGCAGCATCTGGTGGTCTCACTCTACCGTGCTGCCACAGAATCACAGGCCAGCGAGAACGCCGCACGTCTCGCTTCAATGCAGGCGGCAGATCGGAATATCGAAGAACGCCTGGCCGAACTCTCAGCGGAGTACCACCACATCCGCCAGACCACGATCACCGAGGAGATACTCGACATCGTATCGGGGTTCGAGGCTCTCACCGGAGAAGGCCAGTAG
- a CDS encoding F0F1 ATP synthase subunit C, translated as MVELEGSEMVAFASALSAGIVMGLGAIGPGIGEGRALASALQAIAQQPDEADRITRTLFVGMAMVESTGIYAFVIAMILLFANPFWKHFTGG; from the coding sequence ATGGTTGAGTTGGAAGGCAGCGAAATGGTCGCCTTTGCTTCCGCCCTGTCAGCAGGCATCGTCATGGGTCTGGGCGCGATTGGCCCCGGCATCGGGGAAGGTCGCGCGCTGGCATCTGCCCTGCAGGCAATTGCGCAGCAGCCGGACGAGGCCGACCGCATCACCCGCACTCTCTTCGTGGGCATGGCGATGGTGGAGTCCACCGGCATCTACGCCTTCGTCATCGCCATGATCCTGCTCTTTGCCAACCCGTTCTGGAAACACTTCACAGGCGGCTAA
- a CDS encoding 2-isopropylmalate synthase translates to MPHYNPATNLLEEEYYHYELQDVDEPQLYRDVFPYHDVPRIVFNHRQVPMNPPAQIYISDTTFRDGQQSRPPFTPAQIVAIYDMLNRLSGPKGIIRACEFFVYTERDREALRLCQERGYEFPQVTSWIRASRKDFQLVRELGIKETGMLTSCSDYHIFHKLNMKRSEAMDNYLAVVKMALEEGIIPRCHLEDITRADFYGFVIPFVRELMKLSEEAKTPIKVRACDTLGFGVTYPGVALPRSVRGIIYGLRFLGGVPADCLEWHGHNDFYNGLVNATTAWLYGCGVANGTCLGIGERTGNTPVEALAIEYCALRGTNDGMDLSVITEIADYFAREIGMCIPDNQPFVGANFNVTKAGIHADGLYKDEEIYNIFDTAKILNRPPGVAVTDKSGLAGIAQWINVWYRLEGDARISKDHPGVQQIKELIDEQYASGRVTQVSDQEMVQLAAQFVGIGPDQ, encoded by the coding sequence ATGCCTCACTACAATCCCGCTACGAATCTCCTGGAGGAGGAATACTACCACTACGAGTTGCAGGACGTGGACGAGCCACAGCTATACAGGGATGTGTTCCCCTACCATGACGTGCCGCGCATCGTGTTCAACCATCGCCAGGTGCCGATGAACCCGCCGGCGCAGATCTATATCAGCGACACCACCTTCCGCGACGGTCAGCAGTCCCGGCCGCCTTTCACACCTGCGCAGATCGTGGCCATCTATGACATGCTCAACCGCCTGAGTGGGCCGAAGGGCATCATCCGGGCCTGCGAATTTTTCGTTTACACTGAGCGCGATCGCGAAGCTCTCCGGCTTTGCCAGGAGCGGGGCTACGAGTTCCCGCAAGTCACGAGCTGGATCCGGGCATCTCGCAAGGACTTCCAGCTTGTGCGCGAGTTGGGCATCAAGGAAACCGGGATGCTCACCTCCTGCTCCGACTACCACATCTTCCACAAGCTCAACATGAAGCGCTCCGAGGCCATGGACAACTACCTGGCGGTAGTGAAGATGGCTCTGGAGGAGGGCATCATCCCCCGCTGCCATCTCGAGGACATAACCCGGGCCGACTTCTACGGCTTCGTCATCCCCTTCGTGCGCGAATTGATGAAGCTGTCCGAGGAAGCGAAGACGCCCATCAAGGTGCGCGCCTGCGACACCTTGGGCTTTGGCGTCACTTATCCGGGCGTCGCATTGCCCCGCAGCGTCCGCGGGATCATCTACGGCCTGCGCTTCCTGGGCGGCGTCCCCGCGGACTGCCTCGAATGGCACGGGCACAATGACTTCTACAATGGCCTGGTCAACGCTACCACTGCCTGGCTCTACGGATGCGGCGTGGCCAACGGCACCTGTCTGGGCATCGGAGAGCGCACCGGCAACACCCCGGTGGAAGCGCTCGCCATCGAGTACTGCGCCCTGCGGGGAACCAACGACGGGATGGACTTGTCGGTTATCACCGAGATCGCCGACTATTTCGCGCGGGAAATCGGCATGTGCATCCCGGATAACCAACCCTTCGTGGGCGCAAACTTCAACGTCACCAAGGCCGGCATCCACGCCGATGGGCTGTACAAGGACGAGGAGATCTACAACATCTTCGACACCGCCAAAATCCTCAACCGTCCGCCGGGGGTTGCGGTCACCGACAAGTCCGGCCTCGCCGGGATTGCCCAGTGGATCAATGTCTGGTATCGGCTGGAGGGTGACGCCCGTATATCCAAGGATCATCCCGGCGTCCAGCAGATCAAGGAACTCATCGATGAGCAATACGCATCGGGCCGGGTAACACAGGTTTCGGACCAGGAGATGGTCCAGCTTGCAGCCCAGTTCGTGGGCATCGGGCCGGACCAGTAG